From a region of the Syngnathoides biaculeatus isolate LvHL_M chromosome 2, ASM1980259v1, whole genome shotgun sequence genome:
- the LOC133512455 gene encoding kinesin-like protein KIF3B: MSTNSESIKVVVRCRPMNDKEKAATFESVVSVDVKSQQIIVRNTRDSSACKSSKVFTFDSVYDWKSTQKELYAESFSPLVDSVLQGFNGTIFAYGQTGTGKTYTMEGTRNDPERRGVIPNSFDHIFTHISRSQNQQYLVRASYLEIYQEEIRDLLSKDQSRHLELRERPDTGVYVKNLSSFVTKSKEEIENVMNVGNQNRSVGATNMNEHSSRSHAIFVITVECSELGVDRENHIRVGKLNLVDLAGSERQTKTGAQGERLKEATKINLSLSALGNVISALVDGRSSHIPYRDSKLTRLLQDSLGGNARTVMVANIGPASYNVEETLTTLHYSNRAKNIKNTPCINEDPKDAQLRKFQEEIARLKAQLEKRTGKKNKRRQKSSACDCTSGDDQAAECEDEDEDEDNREDYWRERQEMLERERKAIMEDHSLVAEEKVQLLKEKEKKMADLKREEKEGELLTTKIKTMESKLLVGGKNIVDHTNEQERMLELKRQEIAEQKSREQEMRQQMECRDEETLELKETYSSLQQEVDIKTKKVRKLFAKLEAVKAEIHDIQEAHISKRQQLEQNQNKLTRELKLKSQMIDNFIPLEDKNKVVSRAYFDDEDEYWKMMPITRIEHDPRMMSRPQSALGFRRPLSHHACMAMMISLDMRYKAENILLLGMDMPARTTKNYQQPVIAPKVVAALKDALRDEEDLEVDASELNGGLSPLASTSGGIRKQKSGRPRSSKLLNARTASCSPHNHSSPIYPQTRGLVPK; encoded by the exons ATGTCCACTAACTCGGAGTCTATAAAAGTAGTGGTCCGTTGTCGTCCTATGAATGACAAAGAAAAGGCAGCCACGTTTGAAAGTGTGGTCTCAGTTGATGTCAAATCACAACAAATTATTGTCAGGAACACAAGAGACTCGTCAGCATGCAAATCCTCAAAAGTGTTTACTTTTGATTCAGTCTACGACTGGAAGTCAACGCAAAAAGAGCTGTATGCTGAAAGCTTTAGCCCCCTTGTGGATTCAGTTCTGCAAGGATTTAATGGAACTATTTTTGCATATGGACAAACAGGCACAGGAAAAACTTACACCATGGAGGGTACAAGAAACGATCCAGAAAGGAGAGGAGTTATCCCTAACTcttttgatcacattttcactCATATTTCAAGATCTCAAAATCAGCAGTACCTGGTGCGAGCGTCCTATCTAGAGATTTATCAAGAAGAGATCAGAGATTTACTCTCCAAGGACCAGTCACGCCATCTTGAGCTTAGAGAAAGGCCAGACACTGGCGTTTATGTAAAAAATCTGTCATCGTTTGTTACCAAAAGTAAAGAAGAGATTGAAAACGTCATGAACGTGGGCAATCAGAATCGCTCAGTGGGCGCCACAAACATGAACGAACACAGCTCGCGTTCTCATGCCATCTTCGTCATCACTGTAGAATGCAGTGAATTGGGAGTGGACAGGGAGAACCATATCCGAGTTGGCAAGCTCAATCTGGTGGATCTAGCTGGTAGTGAAAGGCAGACCAAGACGGGGGCTCAGGGGGAGAGGCTGAAAGAAGCTACCAAAATCAACCTCTCACTTTCTGCTTTGGGGAACGTCATATCAGCTCTTGTGGATGGCAGGAGTAGCCACATACCCTACAGAGATTCGAAACTGACCCGCCTTTTACAGGACTCGCTTGGGGGCAACGCCCGCACCGTCATGGTCGCCAACATCGGACCAGCGTCTTACAATGTGGAAGAGACTTTAACAACACTGCATTACTCCAACAGAGCGAAGAACATTAAGAATACCCCGTGCATCAATGAGGACCCCAAGGATGCCCAGCTCAGGAAATTTCAGGAGGAGATTGCGAGACTGAAGGCACAACTGGAGAAACGTacggggaagaaaaacaagaggaGGCAAAAGAGTAGTGCTTGTGATTGTACCAGTGGTGATGATCaggcagcagagtgtgaagatgaggatgaggatgaggacaaCAGAGAGGATTATTGGAGGGAGCGGCAAGAGATGCTGGAGAGGGAGAGGAAAGCAATCATGGAAGATCACAGCCTGGTGGCTGAGGAGAAAGTTCAACTcttgaaggagaaggagaagaaaatggcTGACCTGAAAagggaggagaaggagggagAGCTGCTGACGACAAAAATTAAG ACAATGGAGAGCAAACTTCTTGTTGGGGGGAAGAACATTGTGGATCATACAAATGAGCAGGAGAGGATGCTGGaattgaaaagacaagaaattgCTGAACAG aaaTCAAGAGAGCAAGAGATGCGACAGCAGATGGAGTGTCGAGATGAGGAGACTCTGGAGCTAAAGGAAACATACAGTTCTCTACAACAGGAAGTGGACATTAAAACCAAGAAAGTGAGAAAG TTGTTTGCCAAACTGGAGGCTGTGAAGGCAGAAATCCACGACATCCAGGAGGCACACATCAGTAAACGTCAGCAGCTGGAACAGAACCAGAACAAGCTCACTCGAGAGCTTAAACTCAA GTCTCAGATGATTGACAATTTCATTCCGTTGGAGGACAAGAACAAAGTAGTGAGCAGAGCTTATtttgatgatgaggatgaataCTGGAAAATGATGCCCATCACACGCATTGAGCA TGATCCTCGGATGATGAGCAGACCTCAGTCTGCTTTGGGATTCAGAAGACCTCTAAGTCACCATGCTTGTATGGCCATGATGATCAGCCTTGACATGAGATACAAA GCTGAGAATATCCTGTTGCTAGGCATGGATATGCCAGCTCGGACCACCAAAAACTATCAGCAGCCAGTAATCGCCCCAAAAGTGGTAGCTGCTCTAAAGGACGCCCTGAGGGATGAGGAGGACCTCGAGGTGGATGCATCAGAACTCAATGGTGGCCTTTCACCTTTAGCCAGTACAAGTGGAGGCATTAGGAAACAAAAGTCTGG TCGACCACGCTCAAGTAAACTGTTGAACGCTCGCACTGCTTCATGCAGCCCTCACAATCATTCATCCCCAATCTACCCGCAAACCCGTGGACTGGTTCCCAAGTGA